CCTCCTGTGTGCATTCTCTCtcttggggtggggagtggggagaaaacTCACGTGACCAGTGGGTAGAGAGAGTTGGGGCAGGCAGCCACCTGGAATCAGCCAGAGTCCGCGTATGCTGGCCTGTCCTGGCCTCTGGTATCtctggaaaaacagagacaagatGGGCAGCCGCAGGGGGCCCCAGAGGGCACAAGGCTAGGCTGAAGGCCTAAGCGAGCCTGGGGGTACGAAGGCGGACGAGGCAACGTATGTGGGGCTGGGCATGGGAGAGGCGGTGCTGGTTGGGGTGTGACCCTTACCCCAGTGACCAGACAGAGGGTTGCCTAGAACTTACCTTCAGCATAAGGTGAGTGGGAGGGTTGTGGGtgtgggcctggggcctgggctggaCCAACACACTCTGTACACTCCTTGTCCCTGCACTGCCAGCCCTCAGGGCAGGCACACTCCGAGTTGGCGGTGAGGGAGCAGTTTCGAATGAGAAGACCTGGcgacagaggagagggagggaacacACAGGGTCCACTGGCTTAatccccttcctcacctcccaggcctgcccctcccccactgtcatCCAGTGCCTTTGCCATTTGTGTTATTGTTATTCAAGAAAGACTCGGACCTTTCAGAAAATTCACGGTTCAGAAGTAGAAACAGCTTACGTGATTTTTCCTCTCACTAACTGATGCTTTTAGAACTTCTTATTGAAGTGTACTTATAGAGAGGTATACATGTCACAAGTGTAAAGCTTGAGAACTGGGACGAATTGGACTCACAGGTGTAACCAGCACCAGATTAAGAAACAAGATGACCAGTCGTGTTCCTTTTTAGTCACTAACACCGTCCCCACCAAGAATAGCTACTGACTTCCTAACACCACAAGTTGGTTTTGCCAGTTTTTGAACTACATGCATGAATCGTGCGCGTGTGCTCTTCGCGCCTGGTTGCTTTTACTCAGCTCTGTGTGAGATTAACCCAGTGTTGAGTGTGATTGCAAATCGTTCATTCTCACTGCCATCTAGTGTTCCCCTGTGTGAATACAACACCATTTATTCATCCGTTCTACTGTTGGTGTGCgtttgggtagtttccagtttttagcaATTGGAAATGGTGCTGCTGTGGTCCCCAATAGGTTTTTAACTTTACTGATATCCTTTGCctctaaaatataatttgtattcAAGTGTAGAGGTCAGGTGCTGGGTGGCTGCCAATCGGTGATACTGGGGGAGGTAGGTAGGAAGGGCGCCGCATGGGTTTGGGTTCATGGGTGTTTGGGGGTGAGAAGAGAAGTGTGACTCTGGGGGAGGTGGCACCCGGATGTGGGCCAGGCCTGAGCGCGAGCCTGGTGGGGCAGGGTGCACTCATGAGAACCCAGGGAGAGGAGCCCTGACAGGTGGGAGACGGGTGCAGAAAGGGACGTCTGAGGATACCAAAGACTACCATCAACCCTCCCAATTTCTTTCGTGTGTGCCTTTTGTCAGGAAAGGGTGTAaattctttctcctctttatgCCCCTTTGGCATCTCCTTTCTGAATTCTGACTCATGGTGGCTACTAGAGCTTGGTTTCCTTGTGGCTCACCAGGAATTGTGAGCCAGCCTGGATAAGGATCTGCACAGGAAGAGCAGTGATGGAGGAGGGAACGGTGGTGGTGGAGATGGAAATAGGTAGGGAAGGTGAAGAAGATCAGGGAGGGTATCTGCCCAAAGGGATGGGAAGGGTTAAAGAAGGGGCTGGGATTGGTTAAAAAATGAGCGAAGTGCCATTGTTTTCAATGGAGTCTCCAGAAACCTGGGAGTTCTCTTCGCCATGTATAACCTGTGCACAGAATTCCATGCTGATTTCAGGCACTTGtccatcttacagatgggaaTACTGAGGTCCAAGAGGACCAAGCCCATTCAGCCTCTTTCCAGTGCCCCGGAGTCCTGCAGCCAGGTGCTGCCTGAGTGCTTCAGGGATCTGTGGGCTGAATCTCACAGAGGAGGATCGTGGGTTGGGCTGGTCTGGAGCAGAGTGGAGGGAGCTCCGACTGGCTCAATATTAGGGAAAGGCCTTCTACTGGGGCCTGCAGAGTGAGTTGGGGAGGctttgactaaaaaaaaaaatccccatctTGCCCAGGTTGTTGCCAAGAAGAGAGAAGCATCCATGAACAATCATATCTGTAAGTTAAGTAGACTGAGGAATACCTCTTGTGTATTTCATATGTTGCCGTTTGACTGATTTGCAGCAACAAAcccttgtatttattttcaagaaTACAGTATTAAAAGGCCTAGTCAGACTCAAAGCATTTACAGGCGAGTCATGTGGTTCAGCTAAATCGTCCTCAAGAGTGTCCTGCTGGAGAATATTTGTTCAAAGGGCCCACTCTAGATCTCCTGATCTATGTACACTTGTACATACATAGTTTCTAAAATTCTAGCTAAAACAGAGAAATGATGAAAGTATTCAGAACACAGCTGCTGATAtttcatttcttagttttaaaaaagatgaaattacaaaatacataaagacaCAAGCGACATACACGTTCATTCTCCTGAACTGGCTTTTGGGCAAAAAGAGGGTGTTATCCACTGACTGGTATTGTTATGTCCTTAGAAAGGTGTATTCCAAGTTCCAGACCAATATGCACTCTGAGAATACGGCCCCGTTCATCAGTGGGGAGAGGCTTGTCTAAGATCTCGGCTCCTACAGCAACTTCCTACTTTGTATTGTCTTGATCCTGGCCATAGACCCCTTCTCAGCAGACCCTCAAATTCTGCTTGCCCCTTCCCTGAACCACTTCACAGCTCTCCCTACCACATCAACACACACCGCCCAGGGCGCCCCGTTTCCCACCACGGACTCCACTTGCCATAGCCTTGAAGCAACTGAAGCTCCTACTTGCCCCCTCTTTGCTTCTCCATACCCACTTTGCTCCCCCAAATGCTTGCCCATCTCACCAGAGTTACAGTGCCGGCAGCTCTCACAGTGGGGCCGGGTATGGTGGTCTGGTGAGAAGGAGACCCCCGGTGTACACGGATCGCATTGAGTAGCCTTTTCATGCTGGTCACATTCCTTCACCAGGAACGTTCCTGTGAGCAGAGGTCCAGGGTCAAAGCCCAAGGAAGGCCGCTCCCTCACCCTCTTCAAGGTGCTGCCTCTTGGCCTCTGCAGGATTCCGCTCCTTGCTTGAGCTCAGACTCCCTCTCTGCGTCCCTCCACCCCAAGCCTGGTCCTCTCTCTCCATACTCAGCTAGACCCTGGCAAGGCCTCCTCTTACCTGGCTCGCACATCTGGCAGCACCGTTCTCCCTGAGCCAGGTAATGCTTTTCCGGACACCTCTTGGAGGCTGGGGTCGCTGAGAGCACTGCCAGGGGCCCCAGAACCCACAGCCAGCAGGGAGGTGGCCGGGCCATGGCTACTGCCCGGGGAGCTCTTCCTGCCCTGGCTGCCGACTTCGGGCCTTGGGGGAGCTGGCACCTCCCCAGCCAGGCGCTGGTGCCTCTTCTTTGCACCTCCCGGGCCTGTTTTCTTGGAGTTGTCCCCGAGTCGGGTGGCAGGCTGACCTTTGACGCAGTTGAAGTTCTACTGTAGCTGTTTTTTGCTCAGGCAGCTaccgccacccctccccctttcccatgCGCTGGGTGCTGGGAGAGCATTAAAGGGCAAACTGTCAGAAGACCTGCTCTCTTCAAAGACGCCCCCAACAcgccagccgctccgtggcctgtCTCTCTTCCGCTCGTGAAGAATTTAACTCTGCCTGCAGCTTTTATAAAACGTTGGATGCACATGGACACGCACGCTCCTATTTAAGCACCTGAACACGAAGATGCCCACGTTGCCCCCTGTTCACAGCTGCGTGTCCCCACGCCTCTTCCCACACCACTTCTTACACAAAGATCAGCGGtttagggaaggaagggaaaccaGAACTGCGTGCGGGTCCGCACACTCTTATCTGAAACTCTTGGGGATCGGATACAttcagaatttttcagatttGGGGAAGAAACCAGCATCACACGACACCCTCACACGACACGGGGCTGGAGCAGCGCTCACCACCAAGCACAGCGTTTCTGCAGCAAAACTGTTGACTCTGTCAGTGGGGTGGGTAACAACTATAGCCAGCCTCGCATCAACTGACGTCTGGTTTACATGGCCAAAAGAGTTTGCTATGGGATTGATTGTTCAGAATTGCAAACAAGGGACTTAAACCCTTGTCTCTTCTCTGTCAGGCTGTGTGCTAGGAGCTCACGCATGATCATTTAACCTTCCTGCCAGCCTGTGGTACGGGTGCCACCCATTCCCAGCTGGCCTCCCTCACActactatcattttttttttttttttttttgcggtacac
This genomic stretch from Phocoena phocoena chromosome 11, mPhoPho1.1, whole genome shotgun sequence harbors:
- the CD27 gene encoding CD27 antigen isoform X2, with amino-acid sequence MARPPPCWLWVLGPLAVLSATPASKRCPEKHYLAQGERCCQMCEPGTFLVKECDQHEKATQCDPCTPGVSFSPDHHTRPHCESCRHCNSGLLIRNCSLTANSECACPEGWQCRDKECTECVGPAQAPGPHPQPSHSPYAEEIPEARTGQHTRTLADSRWLPAPTLSTHWSPQRSLCSMDCIRIFVLLSGMFLAFTIVGALFLHQQRKYRLNTREGPVAPAEPCPYSCPREEEGSAIPIQEDYRKPEPASYP
- the CD27 gene encoding CD27 antigen isoform X4, which translates into the protein MARPPPCWLWVLGPLAVLSATPASKRCPEKHYLAQGERCCQMCEPGTFLVKECDQHEKATQCDPCTPGVSFSPDHHTRPHCESCRHCNSEIPEARTGQHTRTLADSRWLPAPTLSTHWSPQRSLCSMDCIRIFVLLSGMFLAFTIVGALFLHQQRKYRLNTREGPVAPAEPCPYSCPREEEGSAIPIQEDYRKPEPASYP
- the CD27 gene encoding CD27 antigen isoform X1, with protein sequence MARPPPCWLWVLGPLAVLSATPASKRCPEKHYLAQGERCCQMCEPGTFLVKECDQHEKATQCDPCTPGVSFSPDHHTRPHCESCRHCNSGEMGKHLGEQSGRSRVGPLNKYSPAGHSLSPGLLIRNCSLTANSECACPEGWQCRDKECTECVGPAQAPGPHPQPSHSPYAEEIPEARTGQHTRTLADSRWLPAPTLSTHWSPQRSLCSMDCIRIFVLLSGMFLAFTIVGALFLHQQRKYRLNTREGPVAPAEPCPYSCPREEEGSAIPIQEDYRKPEPASYP
- the CD27 gene encoding CD27 antigen isoform X3 translates to MARPPPCWLWVLGPLAVLSATPASKRCPEKHYLAQGERCCQMCEPGTFLVKECDQHEKATQCDPCTPGVSFSPDHHTRPHCLLIRNCSLTANSECACPEGWQCRDKECTECVGPAQAPGPHPQPSHSPYAEEIPEARTGQHTRTLADSRWLPAPTLSTHWSPQRSLCSMDCIRIFVLLSGMFLAFTIVGALFLHQQRKYRLNTREGPVAPAEPCPYSCPREEEGSAIPIQEDYRKPEPASYP